One genomic window of Quercus robur chromosome 6, dhQueRobu3.1, whole genome shotgun sequence includes the following:
- the LOC126690567 gene encoding heavy metal-associated isoprenylated plant protein 26-like: MGILDMVSELCDCDWHGLHSRNKLKKRRQLQTVEIKVKIDCEGCERRVKKSVEGMKGVTQVEVERKMNKLTVIGYVDPKKVLERVRHRTGKKAELWPYVPYDVVPHPYAPGAYDRKAPPGYVRNVLDDPVSSSLARASSLEVKYTTAFSDENPDACVVM; the protein is encoded by the exons GTCTCCGAACTCTGTGACTGTGACTGGCACGGTCTTCACAGTCGCAATAAGCTCAAAAAACGCAGGCAACTTCAG ACGGTGGAGATAAAGGTGAAAATAGACTGCGAAGGTTGCGAAAGGAGGGTGAAAAAATCGGTGGAAGGCATGAAAGGAGTGACACAGGTGGAAGTGGAACGGAAGATGAACAAGCTGACGGTGATTGGGTACGTAGACCCCAAGAAGGTGTTGGAACGTGTCAGACATCGAACGGGGAAGAAGGCTGAGTTGTGGCCCTACGTGCCTTACGATGTTGTCCCGCACCCCTACGCGCCAGGCGCGTATGATAGGAAGGCCCCACCTGGGTACGTGCGGAACGTGCTGGATGATCCAGTGTCTTCCTCTCTCGCACGTGCCAGTTCTTTGGAGGTCAAGTACACGACGGCGTTTAGCGATGAAAACCCCGATGCCTGTGTAGTCATGTGA
- the LOC126690568 gene encoding vacuolar protein sorting-associated protein 35A-like isoform X1 → MISDVAEDEEKWLAAGIAGLQQNAFYMHRALDSNNLRDALKYSAQMLSELRTSKLSPHKYYELYMRAFDELRKLEMFFKEEARRGCSIIDLYELVQHAGNILPRLYLLCTVGSVYIKSKEAPAKDVLKDLVEMCRGIQHPLRGLFLRSYLSQVSRDKLPDIGSEYEGDADTVTDAVEFVLQNFTEMNKLWVRMQHQGPARDKEKREKERSELRDLVGKNLHVLSQIEGIDLDMYKDGVLPRVLEQVVNCKDELAQFYLMDCIIQVFPDEYHLQTLDVLLGACPLLEPSVDIKTVLSQLMERLSNYAASSTEVLPEFLQVEAFSKLSNAIGKVIEAQVDMPTVGVVTLYSSLLTFTLHVHPDRLDYADQVLGSCVKKLSGKGKITDSKATKQIVALLSAPLEKYNDIVTALKLSNYPHVMEYLDNETNKVMSTVIIQSIMKNKTCISTSDKVEALFELVKGLVKDLDGTLHDEIDEDDFKEEQNSVSRLIQMLYNEDPVEMFKVICTVKKHILTGGPKRLPFTVPPLVFSCLKLVRQLQGQEENPFGDETSTTPKKIFQLLNQTIEALSIVPAPELSLQLYLQCAEAANDCDLEPVAYEFFTQAYILYEEEISDSKAQVTAIHLIIGTLQRMHVFGVENRDTLTHKATGYSAKLLKKPDQCRAVYACSHLFWVDDQENMKDGERVLLCLKRALRIANAAQQMTNATRGSTGSVTLFVEILNKYLYFFEKGNPQITISTIQGLIELITTEMQSDSTTPDPAADAFFASTLRYIQFQKQKGGAVGEKYEPIKV, encoded by the exons atgatctCAGACGTAGCTGAAGACGAAGAGAAATGGTTGGCCGCTGGGATCGCCGGCCTCCAACAGAACGCTTTCTACATGCACCGCGCTCTG gACTCGAACAATCTTCGAGATGCCTTGAAATACTCGGCACAGATGCTCTCCGAGCTTCGGACTTCGAAGCTTTCCCCTCACAAATACTACGAACTCT ATATGCGTGCATTCGATGAATTGAGGAAGTTGGAGATGTTCTTCAAGGAAGAGGCTCGTCGTGGCTGCTCCATTATCGATCTGTACGAGCTTGTTCAACACGCCGGTAACATTTTGCCCAGATT GTATTTACTATGTACAGTAGGATCCGTATACATTAAATCTAAGGAAGCTCCTGCTAAGGATGTTCTTAAAGATCTAGTCGAAATGTGCCGCGGTATTCAGCATCCTCTACGTGGCCTCTTTCTAAGGAGTTACCTTTCTCAAGTCAGTAGGGATAAATTACCTGACATTGGTTCTGAGTATGAAGG AGATGCTGACACTGTTACAGATGCTGTTGAGTTTGTACTCCAAAACTTCACAGAAATGAACAAACTTTGGGTGCGGATGCAACATCAG GGACCTGCCCGAGATAAGGAGAAACGGGAGAAAGAAAGGAGCGAGCTGCGTGATCTT GTGGGGAAGAACCTGCATGTCCTCAGTCAGATCGAGGGTATTGACCTTGATATGTACAAAGACGGTGTCCTTCCTAGAGTTCTGGAGCAG gTTGTCAATTGTAAAGATGAGCTTGCTCAATTCTATTTGATGGATTGCATAATTCAAGTCTTTCCTGATGAGTATCACTTGCAAACACTTGATGTACTTTTGGGTGCTTGCCCTCTGCTTGAG CCATCTGTTGACATCAAGACAGTGCTATCCCAGTTAATGGAAAGGCTTTCCAATTATGCTGCTTCAAGTACAGAAGTGTTGCCTGAGTTCTTGCAAGTAGAAGCTTTTTCCAAATTGAGCAATGCCATAGGGAAG GTGATAGAAGCACAAGTTGACATGCCTACTGTTGGAGTTGTAACTCTATATTCTTCTCTTCTTACGTTCACTCTTCATGTCCACCCTGATCGACTTGATTATGCGGATCAAGTGTTG gGTTCATGTGTCAAGAAGCTCTCTGGCAAAGGAAAGATTACCGATAGCAAAGCAACAAAACAGATTGTTGCACTTTTAAGTGCTCCACTTGAGAAATATAATGACATTGTCACTGCCTTGAAGCTTTCAAATTATCCCCATGTCATGGAATACCTGGACAACGAAACAAACAAAGTCATGTCAACTGTTATAATTCAAAgcataatgaaaaataaaacttgtatttcTACTTCTGATAAG GTTGAGGCATTGTTTGAATTAGTGAAGGGGCTTGTTAAGGATTTAGATGGGACTCTTCATGACGAG ATTGATGAGGATGATTTCAAGGAGGAGCAGAATTCTGTTTCACGTCTTATTCAGATGCTTTACAATGAAGATCCTGTAGAAATGTTCAAg GTCATTTGTACTGTGAAGAAGCATATTTTGACTGGAGGACCAAAGCGTCTACCATTTACTGTACCTCCTCTTGTTTTCTCTTGTCTTAAG TTGGTTAGGCAGTTACAAGGCCAAGAAGAAAATCCTTTTGGAGATGAGACATCAACTACaccaaagaaaatttttcaacttttgaaTCAG ACTATTGAGGCTCTTTCAATTGTTCCAGCACCTGAACTGTCATTACAGTTATATCTGCAATGTGCTGAG GCTGCAAATGACTGTGATTTAGAACCTGTTGCTTATGAGTTTTTCACCCAAGCATATATTCTGTATGAAGAAGAAATTTCA GATTCCAAAGCACAGGTGACTGCAATACATTTAATAATAGGGACTCTTCAGAGGATGCATGTCTTCGGCGTTGAGAACAGGGATACTTTAACACACAAGGCCACGGGG TATTCTGCGAAGCTTTTAAAGAAACCTGATCAGTGTAGAGCTGTTTACGCATGCTCGCATCTCTTCTGGGTTGATGATCAGGAGAATATGAAAGATGGAGAGAG AGTTTTGCTTTGCCTAAAGCGTGCATTAAGAATTGCAAATGCTGCTCAACAAATGACCAATGCAACACGAGGTAGCACTGGATCGGTGACACTATTTGTTGAGATACTAAACAA GTACCTTTATTTCTTTGAGAAAGGGAATCCCCAGATCACTATTTCTACAATCCAGGGCCTGATTGAATTAATTACAACTGAAATGCAAAGTGACTCCACCACACCAGATCCAGCTGCAGATGCTTTCTTTGCCAGCACACTACGGTACATTCAGTTCCAGAAACAGAAAGGTGGTGCAGTGGGAGAGAAATATGAGCCCATCAAGGTGTGA
- the LOC126690568 gene encoding vacuolar protein sorting-associated protein 35A-like isoform X2, whose amino-acid sequence MYKDGVLPRVLEQVVNCKDELAQFYLMDCIIQVFPDEYHLQTLDVLLGACPLLEPSVDIKTVLSQLMERLSNYAASSTEVLPEFLQVEAFSKLSNAIGKVIEAQVDMPTVGVVTLYSSLLTFTLHVHPDRLDYADQVLGSCVKKLSGKGKITDSKATKQIVALLSAPLEKYNDIVTALKLSNYPHVMEYLDNETNKVMSTVIIQSIMKNKTCISTSDKVEALFELVKGLVKDLDGTLHDEIDEDDFKEEQNSVSRLIQMLYNEDPVEMFKVICTVKKHILTGGPKRLPFTVPPLVFSCLKLVRQLQGQEENPFGDETSTTPKKIFQLLNQTIEALSIVPAPELSLQLYLQCAEAANDCDLEPVAYEFFTQAYILYEEEISDSKAQVTAIHLIIGTLQRMHVFGVENRDTLTHKATGYSAKLLKKPDQCRAVYACSHLFWVDDQENMKDGERVLLCLKRALRIANAAQQMTNATRGSTGSVTLFVEILNKYLYFFEKGNPQITISTIQGLIELITTEMQSDSTTPDPAADAFFASTLRYIQFQKQKGGAVGEKYEPIKV is encoded by the exons ATGTACAAAGACGGTGTCCTTCCTAGAGTTCTGGAGCAG gTTGTCAATTGTAAAGATGAGCTTGCTCAATTCTATTTGATGGATTGCATAATTCAAGTCTTTCCTGATGAGTATCACTTGCAAACACTTGATGTACTTTTGGGTGCTTGCCCTCTGCTTGAG CCATCTGTTGACATCAAGACAGTGCTATCCCAGTTAATGGAAAGGCTTTCCAATTATGCTGCTTCAAGTACAGAAGTGTTGCCTGAGTTCTTGCAAGTAGAAGCTTTTTCCAAATTGAGCAATGCCATAGGGAAG GTGATAGAAGCACAAGTTGACATGCCTACTGTTGGAGTTGTAACTCTATATTCTTCTCTTCTTACGTTCACTCTTCATGTCCACCCTGATCGACTTGATTATGCGGATCAAGTGTTG gGTTCATGTGTCAAGAAGCTCTCTGGCAAAGGAAAGATTACCGATAGCAAAGCAACAAAACAGATTGTTGCACTTTTAAGTGCTCCACTTGAGAAATATAATGACATTGTCACTGCCTTGAAGCTTTCAAATTATCCCCATGTCATGGAATACCTGGACAACGAAACAAACAAAGTCATGTCAACTGTTATAATTCAAAgcataatgaaaaataaaacttgtatttcTACTTCTGATAAG GTTGAGGCATTGTTTGAATTAGTGAAGGGGCTTGTTAAGGATTTAGATGGGACTCTTCATGACGAG ATTGATGAGGATGATTTCAAGGAGGAGCAGAATTCTGTTTCACGTCTTATTCAGATGCTTTACAATGAAGATCCTGTAGAAATGTTCAAg GTCATTTGTACTGTGAAGAAGCATATTTTGACTGGAGGACCAAAGCGTCTACCATTTACTGTACCTCCTCTTGTTTTCTCTTGTCTTAAG TTGGTTAGGCAGTTACAAGGCCAAGAAGAAAATCCTTTTGGAGATGAGACATCAACTACaccaaagaaaatttttcaacttttgaaTCAG ACTATTGAGGCTCTTTCAATTGTTCCAGCACCTGAACTGTCATTACAGTTATATCTGCAATGTGCTGAG GCTGCAAATGACTGTGATTTAGAACCTGTTGCTTATGAGTTTTTCACCCAAGCATATATTCTGTATGAAGAAGAAATTTCA GATTCCAAAGCACAGGTGACTGCAATACATTTAATAATAGGGACTCTTCAGAGGATGCATGTCTTCGGCGTTGAGAACAGGGATACTTTAACACACAAGGCCACGGGG TATTCTGCGAAGCTTTTAAAGAAACCTGATCAGTGTAGAGCTGTTTACGCATGCTCGCATCTCTTCTGGGTTGATGATCAGGAGAATATGAAAGATGGAGAGAG AGTTTTGCTTTGCCTAAAGCGTGCATTAAGAATTGCAAATGCTGCTCAACAAATGACCAATGCAACACGAGGTAGCACTGGATCGGTGACACTATTTGTTGAGATACTAAACAA GTACCTTTATTTCTTTGAGAAAGGGAATCCCCAGATCACTATTTCTACAATCCAGGGCCTGATTGAATTAATTACAACTGAAATGCAAAGTGACTCCACCACACCAGATCCAGCTGCAGATGCTTTCTTTGCCAGCACACTACGGTACATTCAGTTCCAGAAACAGAAAGGTGGTGCAGTGGGAGAGAAATATGAGCCCATCAAGGTGTGA
- the LOC126690573 gene encoding rac-like GTP-binding protein ARAC1 has protein sequence MSASRFIKCVTVGDGAVGKTCLLISYTSNTFPTDYVPTVFDNFSANVVVNGSTVNLGLWDTAGQEDYNRLRPLSYRGADVFILAFSLISKASYENVSKKWIPELKHYAPGVPIVLVGTKLDLRDDKQFFIDHPGAVPITTAQGEELRKLIGAPAYIECSSKTQQNVKGVFDAAIRVVLQPPKQKKKKSKAQKACAIL, from the exons atgagcgCTTCGAGGTTTATTAAATGCGTGACGGTGGGTGATGGAGCTGTGGGTAAAACTTGCTTGTTGATTTCCTATACCAGCAACACTTTCCCTACG GATTATGTGCCAACTGTTTTCGACAATTTCAGCGCTAATGTGGTTGTCAATGGGAGCACTGTTAACCTGGGTTTGTGGGATACTGCCG GACAAGAGGACTATAACAGATTACGACCTTTAAGTTATCGTGGAGCAGATGTTTTCATACTGGCCTTCTCTCTCATTAGCAAGGCCAGTTATGAAAATGTTTCCAAGAAG TGGATTCCAGAGTTGAAGCATTATGCACCTGGTGTTCCTATAGTTCTTGTTGGAACAAAGCTTG ATCTTCGGGATGATAAGCAGTTCTTTATTGACCATCCTGGTGCTGTGCCAATTACTACTGCTCAG GGAGAGGAGCTGAGGAAGCTGATTGGTGCACCTGCTTATATCGAGTGCAGTTCAAAAACACAGcag AATGTGAAGGGAGTCTTTGATGCTGCCATTAGAGTTGTTCTTCAGCCACCCaagcagaagaaaaagaaaagcaaagcaCAGAAGGCTTGCGCTATCTTGTGA